The Neovison vison isolate M4711 chromosome 10, ASM_NN_V1, whole genome shotgun sequence genome has a segment encoding these proteins:
- the LOC122918047 gene encoding olfactory receptor 6K2: MESPNQSTNQEFIFSAFPYSWEGSVICFVPLLFIYTFIVFGNLVIITVVQLNAHLHTPMYFFISALSFLEIWYTTSTIPKMLTSLLSEKKSISLNGCLLQMYFFHSTGISEVCLLTAMAFDRYLAICNPLHYPTIMTPRLCVQLTLSCCVCGFITPLPEIAWISTLPFCGSNHLEHIFCDFLPVLRLACTDPQAIVMIQVVDIVHAVEIIIAVMLIFMSYVGIVTVILRIRSADGRRKAFSTCVSHLTVFLLFFGSVALMYLRFSATYSLFWDTVIALAFAVLSPFFNPIIYSLRNKEIKEAIKKHWGQVKIFFHKTKHLK; the protein is encoded by the coding sequence ATGGAGAGCCCCAATCAAAGCACCAATCAGGAATTCATCTTCTCTGCCTTCCCTTATTCCTGGGAAGGTTctgtcatctgttttgttccacTGCTCTTCATTTACACTTTCATTGTCTTTGGAAACCTGGTCATCATCACAGTGGTCCAGCTGAACGCTCACCTCCACACTCCCATGTACTTCTTCATCAGCGCCCTTTCTTTCCTGGAGATCTGGTACACCACATCGACCATACCGAAGATGCTCACCAGCCTGCTGAGTGAGAAGAAGAGCATTTCCTTGAATGGCTGTCTCCTGCAGATGTATTTCTTCCACTCCACTGGCATCAGTGAGGTTTGTCTCTTGACAGCTATGGCCTTTGACCGCTACCTGGCCATCTGTAACCCTCTTCATTATCCCACTATCATGACCCCCAGGCTGTGTGTCCAACTGACTTTGAGTTGCTGCGTTTGTGGCTTTATCACACCCCTCCCTGAGATTGCCTGGATCTCCACACTGCCGTTTTGTGGCTCTAATCACCTTGAGCATATCTTCTGTGACTTCCTCCCTGTGCTACGCTTGGCTTGCACAGACCCACAAGCCATCGTCATGATTCAGGTGGTGGATATTGTCCATGCAGTGGAGATTATTATAGCCGTGATGCTCATTTTCATGTCCTATGTTGGTATTGTGACTGTAATTCTACGTATTCGGTCAGCTGATGGCCGGCGCAAGGCATTTTCCACGTGTGTTTCCCACCTCACTGTCTTTCTGCTCTTCTTTGGCAGTGTGGCCCTCATGTACCTCCGCTTCTCTGCCACCTACTCCTTATTCTGGGATACAGTCATTGCTTTGGCCTTTGCAGTTTTGTCCCCCTTCTTTAACCCCATAATCTATAGTCtgaggaataaagaaataaaggaagctaTAAAAAAACACTGGGGTCaagttaaaatcttttttcataaGACCAAGCACCTCAAGTAA
- the LOC122918048 gene encoding olfactory receptor 6K3-like produces the protein MKSANLSTVTEFIFTGFSQLQDGGLLYFFPLLFIYTFIVIGNLLIVFAVRLDTRLHNPMYNFISIFSFLEIWYTTATIPKMLSNLVSRQKTISFIGCLLQMYFFHSLGNTEGALLTVMAIDRYLAICSPLRYPTMMTPRRCAQISAGSCVFGFLILLPEIVWISTLPFCGPNQIHQIFCDFTPLLHLACTDASVILVQDVIHALAILITGLIISLSYIRIVVVILGIPSGEGRKKAFSTCAAHIAVFLLFFGSVGLMYLRFSAVYTPFWDAAIALTFSVLAPFFNPIIYSLRNKDMKDAIKKLLCPHKMFNFLGR, from the coding sequence ATGAAGAGTGCAAATCTATCCACAGTGACTGAATTTATCTTCACTGGGTTCTCCCAGCTCCAAGATGGTGGCCTTCTGTActtttttcctctacttttcaTCTACACCTTTATTGTCATTGGGAACCTATTGATCGTCTTTGCTGTGAGGCTGGACACCCGTCTCCACAATCCCATGTATAATTTCATCAGCATCTTCTCGTTTCTAGAGATCTGGTATACCACAGCCACCATCCCTAAGATGCTCTCCAACCTGGTCAGCCGTCAAAAGACCATCTCTTTTATCGGTTGCCTCTTGCAGATGTATTTCTTCCACTCACTGGGAAACACTGAGGGAGCCTTGCTGACTGTCATGGCCATTGACAGGTACCTCGCCATCTGCAGCCCCCTGCGCTACCCGACCATGATGACCCCCCGACGGTGCGCACAGATTTCTGCGGGTTCTTGTGTCTTTGGCTTCCTCATCCTTCTACCTGAGATTGTGTGGATTTCTACCCTGCCTTTCTGTGGCCCCAATCAAATCCACCAGATCTTCTGTGATTTCACACCATTATTACATTTAGCCTGTACGGATGCCTCCGTGATCTTAGTGCAAGATGTGATTCATGCTCTGGCCATTCTGATAACAGGCctgattatttctctttcttacatCAGAATTGTCGTTGTGATCCTGGGTATCCCTTCAGGGGAGGGCCGTAAAAAGGCCTTCTCCACCTGTGCTGCCCATATTGCTGTCTTCCTGCTGTTTTTTGGCAGTGTGGGCCTCATGTATCTTAGATTCTCTGCCGTGTATACACCATTCTGGGATGCTGCCATCGCTCTGACCTTCTCTGTCCTTGCTCCTTTTTTCAATCCCATAATATACAGTCTGAGGAATAAGGATATGAAAGATGCTATTAAGAAACTCCTCTGCCCTCACAAGATGTTTAATTTCCTTGGTAGGTGA